CACAATATGCGAACTCTCAAGTATATGCAACCTGAAAAATGGATGGACAAGGCAAAAGAGACAATAGATATTTTTTCACCTATTGCTGCTCACCTTGGTATTTCTAAAATAAAGACAGAACTTGATGATTTATCACTTAAGTACCTATAAGAAAAAGTTTAATATTTTATAATATAAGTATAGTGCGTAAATCTTTTTAAAACAAATGTCGTGAAAGTTAATTTCACGACATTTGTTTTTCCATAATTTAAATTTAAGTGTCATTTCAGCATTTAATTTTTTGTGTTATTTTTTATCTTTTTTAGACAATATTTTTAACCCTATAAGTAATCCAGCCCCAATTGTAGACGCAATCCCTGTATATATTGCTACTTTACCTGGGGTTGTTTTAATCTTAGGTATTTTAATTTCATTGTGATAATCTTCCATCAAATTTTCATACTGTTTCTTGTTGATATTTCCTACACCTATACCCATAACTTCACAATTCATTCCTGCAAAATAATTGATTTTTTCTGTTATGTAACAGTTAAATGCATGTATTTTCTCAGGTGTTGAACTTCCATCATTCCATAATTCAACTCCAAATAGCTCTTCATATATAAATTGATGTTGAAAAACAACTAAAGAGTAATTACCTCGTTTTGAGTGATACACACTAGTATATCCGTTTTTTGCAATTAAATTGTCAATATCTCCTTTGTATAAAACTAAAATGTTGCTAGATGAATTCTCACCCTTGATCTTATCAAATAATTCTCCACCATCAAATGAATAAAATAATTCAACAGTAGTTATATTATTCTTCACTAATGCTAGTTTAATTATATCTATATATGAATCAATGTATTGTATATCTTCTGGAGTTTTATTTTTATAATCATTTATTACATTTTGAGTTTTTTTATTAAATATGCCGTTAATAAATCCCATTTTATACACCTCTCTTCTTCCATTTAACTTTTGTTAGTCTTATTAGTTTATCATATATATTGCCCTCTTTGTTTGATTAACATAACATATATTTTTTAAATTTGATAAAACAATCTACTCTTATATAAAAATAATAGCCCCACATCTAATGATATGTGGTTACTTAGGGCATAATATATGAAAATTGTTTATTGCTCAAAACATTTTGTTTCTATTAATCTAAGCTATTATCCAACTCATTGTCATTTCCATTATTTGTTTGATATTTTTCTTTAAATTCATGCATTCTTCTCATCACAGTTCTTGCAATAGGCTGTACAATAATCAGTTCCAAAAATATAGCTACACAAAAATTACGTGGCCAGTTAATTGGGAACTCTTTAATAGCTTCCAGACTAAACCCATTTGCTAAACTTCCTCCCACAATTGTCATAATAATAGACATACCAATAACGGTAAAAAATGTCCTAAACATAATATGAGAATTTAAGCTATCTGTTGGTGAAATAAAAGCATTCACCAGTTTATCAGCTATCTTCCCCACTATAAAGTTCTCAATTATCATTGCAATTATAAAGACTAACGGAATTGATTTTAATGATATAGCTACAGCTTCTCCTGACACTCCACCCATGTTAATACAAATATTCATAGTTGCCATAAAAATGCAAGTCAATGCACATATAACACCTCCGTAAATTAAACCTTCTTTTGCATTTGTAGGCATACATTTCTCCATAATTTTCTCCTCGCTTTTGCTTAAATTAAAAAAATGCGTTGTATCGACGATAATATGACCGTCGGTACAACGCATTGAATTTGTTTTGACTTTGAATAGTATAACATAATATTTTCATTCATGTAATACCTTAATTTTGTTCATTATATTTAGCCAAATATATTTTAATTACCATAGCAGAGCTATAAGAAAAAGCTGTTCTACTAATTTCTAACTACTAATGCTTTGCTTATCGTTTTCACTAGCATGCGCCCTAAGAGTAGATTCAATCTCTTCAAGAGAACGATTACGCGTTTCAAACACCTTAGATTTAACAAACCATATTGAAACAAAACAAAGGACACCATAACCTATGAACAAACTACCAGTCCCAAAGAAATTCAGTAATGGCGGAAATGTTAATGATACAATCATGTTAGCACCCCAATTAATTACACTACTGAATGAGTTGCCGAGTCCTCGAATATTTAGAGGGAATACTTCACCAATCATTACCCACATCACAGGTCCCCAAGTAGCTGAGAAAAAACCAATATAAACGGTTAATGCGAT
This window of the Clostridium estertheticum genome carries:
- a CDS encoding DUF2798 domain-containing protein, with translation MEKCMPTNAKEGLIYGGVICALTCIFMATMNICINMGGVSGEAVAISLKSIPLVFIIAMIIENFIVGKIADKLVNAFISPTDSLNSHIMFRTFFTVIGMSIIMTIVGGSLANGFSLEAIKEFPINWPRNFCVAIFLELIIVQPIARTVMRRMHEFKEKYQTNNGNDNELDNSLD